One part of the Musa acuminata AAA Group cultivar baxijiao chromosome BXJ1-5, Cavendish_Baxijiao_AAA, whole genome shotgun sequence genome encodes these proteins:
- the LOC135673400 gene encoding probable xyloglucan galactosyltransferase GT17, producing MASTAKDKEKSSLCFFSSSSISSFYREIKPSSLLPRIRFVVFVLLCYVLWLRLLFFSFPLDSSSPASYSSAAAGHRHHQVSRSPETCDPDIAPFYIHTIHPRFNAALVRRCLSRLACCDVCPHVGHLGLGRPLLRLPDAADAADAVRGTAWYATHPSTAEMLFHARVQRHPCRTMVPEAAVLFYVPFYAGLHAAANFRQANHTRRDALAVDLATHLSSLPSFRRRAGRDHFLAVGRASWDFMRSPAGPDLGANRLLLLPEVANMTVLTVERHPWEGHNQFGIPYPSYFHPRTAADVAEWQAELRRLGRTHLFAFVGGVGSDSENADTRSSILNQCRMSDRCLAVECKPDRHKCDDPDLIMDVMRRADFCLQPPGESFTRRSTFDSVLAGCIPVFFSEHTAHTQYRWYLPSRPGDWSVMLEQSQRNQIEDELARIPRAEVGRMREVVIGLIPRMTYAHPDANRSQLGFRDAVDVALVELTRRVRSIRNIETNDR from the coding sequence ATGGCTTCCACAGCCAAAGATAAGGAGAAGTCATCTCTatgcttcttctcctcctcttctatcTCTTCCTTCTACAGGGAGATTAAGCCTTCTTCACTCCTCCCCCGCATCCGCTTCGTCGTCTTCGTCCTCCTCTGCTacgtcctctggcttcgcctcctaTTCTTCAGCTTCCCCCTTGACTCCTCCTCCCCCGCGTCGTATTCCTCCGCCGCCGCAGGCCACCGCCACCACCAGGTCAGCCGCTCGCCGGAGACGTGCGATCCCGACATTGCGCCCTTCTACATACACACCATCCATCCCCGCTTCAACGCCGCCCTCGTCCGCCGCTGCCTCTCCCGCCTCGCGTGCTGCGACGTATGCCCCCACGTCGGCCACCTTGGCCTCGGCCGGCCCCTCCTCCGCCTCCCTGACGCCGCCGATGCCGCCGACGCCGTCCGGGGCACCGCGTGGTACGCCACCCACCCGTCCACCGCCGAGATGTTGTTCCACGCCCGCGTCCAGCGCCACCCCTGCCGCACCATGGTCCCGGAGGCGGCGGTCTTGTTCTACGTCCCGTTCTACGCCGGCCTCCACGCCGCCGCCAACTTCCGGCAGGCCAACCACACCCGTCGCGATGCCCTCGCCGTCGACCTCGCCACCCACCTCTCCTCCCTCCCCTCCTTCCGCCGCCGTGCCGGCCGCGACCACTTCCTCGCCGTCGGCCGCGCTTCGTGGGACTTCATGCGCTCCCCCGCCGGCCCGGACTTGGGAGCCAATCGCCTCCTCCTCTTACCGGAGGTCGCCAACATGACGGTACTCACGGTGGAGCGCCACCCATGGGAGGGCCACAACCAGTTCGGCATCCCCTACCCCTCGTACTTCCACCCGCGCACGGCGGCGGATGTGGCAGAGTGGCAGGCGGAGCTCCGCCGGCTGGGCAGGACCCATCTGTTCGCGTTCGTGGGCGGAGTGGGGTCCGACTCGGAGAACGCCGACACCCGGAGCAGCATATTGAACCAATGTAGGATGTCGGACCGGTGCCTTGCGGTCGAATGCAAACCAGATCGGCACAAATGCGACGACCCGGACCTTATCATGGATGTGATGCGCCGGGCCGACTTCTGCCTGCAGCCGCCCGGCGAGTCGTTCACCCGGCGGTCCACCTTCGACTCGGTGCTCGCCGGGTGCATCCCGGTGTTCTTCTCGGAGCACACAGCACACACACAGTACCGGTGGTACCTACCGAGCCGACCCGGGGACTGGTCGGTCATGTTGGAGCAGAGTCAACGGAATCAGATCGAAGACGAGTTGGCTCGGATTCCACGGGCAGAGGTGGGGAGGATGAGAGAGGTGGTCATCGGGTTGATACCAAGGATGACATACGCCCACCCGGATGCAAACCGGAGCCAACTCGGGTTTCGTGACGCGGTCGACGTCGCGCTGGTTGAGCTCACCCGGCGAGTCCGGTCGATTAGAAATATTGAAACCAATGATCGATGA